Proteins from a genomic interval of Thunnus maccoyii chromosome 1, fThuMac1.1, whole genome shotgun sequence:
- the esrp2 gene encoding epithelial splicing regulatory protein 2 isoform X4, whose amino-acid sequence MLEYVGLPAESEQLMGVREVRSMVQLTLCILAEPYNHTFSCVETVKYKFDSGTCSKTEPVDSETVIRARGLPWQSSDQDIARFFKGLNIAKGGIALCLNAQGRRNGEALVRFINSEHRDLALERHKHHMGSRYIEVYKATGEEFLKIAGGTSNEVAQFLSKENQVIVRMRGLPFTATPQEVLAFLGPESPVTDGAEGLLFVKYPDGRPTGDAFVLFSCEEYAQNALKKHKQILGRRYIELFRSTAAEVQQVLNRYMSTPLISTLPPSPIVPVPVLASPSFLSSASSTRDCVRLRGLPYTAGIEDILEFMGEHTVDIKPHGVHMVLNQQGRPSGDAFIQMKSPDRAFMVSQKCHKKTMKDRYVEVFQCSTEEMSIVLMGGTLNRSGLSPPPCKLPCLSPPTAYAAFPTPPAILSDAALYQPPLLAAPRPHQTTTHSPAHTLAYYPPQPHLYMNMNMNYTAYYPSPPVSPSTVSYFAAPPGAVAAAVAAQPHPAAAASPVLPQPGALVRMQGLPYNTGVKDILSFFQGYQLQPDAVLILYNFSGQCSGEALITFPSEEMARRAVAERSNHPFYGQQVHLVFCN is encoded by the exons ATGCTGGAAT ATGTTGGCCTTCCCGCTGAGTCAGAGCAGTTGATGGGGGTGAGGGAGGTGAGGAGCATGGTGCAGCTGACACTCTGCATCCTGGCTGAGCCGTACA aTCACACATTTTCCTGTGTTGAAACAGTGAAGTACAAGTTTGATTCTGGCACATG CAGTAAGACAGAGCCAGTGGACAGTGAGACAGTCATCAGAGCGCGGGGGCTTCCATGGCAGTCCTCAGACCAAGACATTGCTCGCTTCTTTAAAGGCCTCAATATTGCCAA AGGTGGCATTGCCCTGTGTCTCAATGCTCAGGGCAGGAGGAACGGCGAGGCCTTAGTTCGCTTCATCAATTCTGAACACAGGGACCTGGCGCTGGAGCGACACAAGCACCACATGGGCAGCCGCTACATCGAG GTCTACAAGGCCACAGGAGAGGAATTCCTCAAGATTGCTGGAG GTACATCCAATGAGGTGGCCCAGTTCCTGTCCAAAGAGAACCAGGTGATTGTCCGTATGCGGGGGTTGCCGTTCACCGCTACACCCCAAGAAGTGCTGGCCTTCCTCGGTCCCGAGAGCCCAGTCACAGATGGCGCCGAGGGTCTGCTATTCGTCAAGTACCCTGACGGACGTCCCACTGGTGATGCCTTTGTGCTCTTCTCTTGTGAAGAGTATGCCCAGAATGCCCTGAAGAAGCACAAGCAGATCCTGGGGAGGCGTTATATCGAGCTGTTTCGGAGTACTGCGGCTGAGGTGCAGCAG GTCCTGAACCGCTACATGTCCACCCCACTGATCTCCACACTGCCCCCTTCACCCATCGTGCCTGTCCCAGTCCTCGCCTCACCTTCCTTCCTTTCATCAGCCAGCAGCACCCGTGACTGTGTCCGCCTCCGTGGTCTGCCCTACACCGCTGGCATTGAGGATATTCTGGAGTTCATGGGAGAGCACACTGTTGACATCAAACCCCATGGAGTCCACATGGTCCTCAACCAACAG ggTCGGCCCTCTGGTGATGCCTTCATCCAAATGAAATCACCCGACAGGGCATTTATGGTGTCCCAAAAGTGCCATAAAAAGACGATGAAGGACCGTTACGTGGAGGTGTTCCAGTGCTCCACAGAGGAGATGAGCATCGTCCTGATGGGAGGAACCCTGAACCGCAGCGGACTCTCCCCTCCACCCTGCAAACTTCCCT GTCTGTCTCCCCCCACAGCTTACGCCGCGTTCCCCACCCCACCTGCCATTCTCTCTGATGCCGCCCTCTATCAGCCCCCCCTGCTGGCTGCTCCTAGACCCCATCAGACCACCACACACAGCCCCGCTCACACTCTGGCTTACTACCCCCCTCAGCCACATCTgtacatgaacatgaacatgaactaCACCGCTTATTACCCCAG cCCCCCAGTTTCTCCCTCCACAGTTAGCTACTTTGCAGCTCCACCAggagcagtagcagcagcagtcgCAGCCCAACCCCACCCTGCTGCAGCCGCCTCTCCTGTGCTGCCCCAACCTGGCGCCCTGGTCAGGATGCAGGGCCTGCCCTACAATACTGGAGTCAAGGACATCCTCAGTTtcttccagggataccag CTCCAGCCCGACGCCGTTCTCATCTTGTACAACTTCAGTGGCCAGTGCAGCGGCGAGGCCTTGATCACCTTCCCTAGCGAGGAGATGGCCAGGCGGGCCGTAGCCGAGCGCTCCAACCATCCCTTCTACGGCCAGCAGGTCCATTTGGTCTTCTGTAACTGA
- the esrp2 gene encoding epithelial splicing regulatory protein 2 isoform X1 produces MASHSDTLVVFFGATAGANGGKLGSDEREIILLVWQIVDLHEKKVGKLHRCLVKPDTLELTDQCKEDTGLTLDDIIKAEPLDKALQQFQQSVSSEVKCLGRSSYTLCVNSPLVIRQALHPEASKKNLVLPECFFSFVDVTKEFHKCCPNAGPVQKLTLSSMLEYVGLPAESEQLMGVREVRSMVQLTLCILAEPYNHTFSCVETVKYKFDSGTCSKTEPVDSETVIRARGLPWQSSDQDIARFFKGLNIAKGGIALCLNAQGRRNGEALVRFINSEHRDLALERHKHHMGSRYIEVYKATGEEFLKIAGGTSNEVAQFLSKENQVIVRMRGLPFTATPQEVLAFLGPESPVTDGAEGLLFVKYPDGRPTGDAFVLFSCEEYAQNALKKHKQILGRRYIELFRSTAAEVQQVLNRYMSTPLISTLPPSPIVPVPVLASPSFLSSASSTRDCVRLRGLPYTAGIEDILEFMGEHTVDIKPHGVHMVLNQQGRPSGDAFIQMKSPDRAFMVSQKCHKKTMKDRYVEVFQCSTEEMSIVLMGGTLNRSGLSPPPCKLPCLSPPTAYAAFPTPPAILSDAALYQPPLLAAPRPHQTTTHSPAHTLAYYPPQPHLYMNMNMNYTAYYPSPPVSPSTVSYFAAPPGAVAAAVAAQPHPAAAASPVLPQPGALVRMQGLPYNTGVKDILSFFQGYQLQPDAVLILYNFSGQCSGEALITFPSEEMARRAVAERSNHPFYGQQVHLVFCN; encoded by the exons ATGGCTTCGCACAGTGATACTCTGGTGGTGTTCTTTGGGGCAACAGCTGGTGCAAATGGGGGTAAACTGGGTTCGGATGAGAGGGAAATAATTCTCTTGGTGTGGCAAATTGTGGATCTACATGAGAAAAAG GTCGGGAAGCTTCACAGATGTCTTGTCAAGCCCGACACTTTGGAGCTGACAGACCAGTGTAAAGAGGACACAGGGCTGACTTTGGACGACATCATCAAAGCTGAGCCCCTGGACAAAGCTCTGCAACAG TTCCAGCAATCGGTGTCATCAGAAGTGAAATGCCTCGGCAGAAGCTCTTACACGCTTTGTGTCAACAGTCCCCTTGTCATTCGACAGGCCCTCCACCCCGAGGCTTCCAAAAAG AATCTTGTCCTTCCtgaatgtttcttttcatttgtggaCGTGACAAAGGAGTTTCACAAATGCTGCCCCAATGCCGGCCCTGTGCAGAAGCTCACACTCTCCTCCATGCTGGAAT ATGTTGGCCTTCCCGCTGAGTCAGAGCAGTTGATGGGGGTGAGGGAGGTGAGGAGCATGGTGCAGCTGACACTCTGCATCCTGGCTGAGCCGTACA aTCACACATTTTCCTGTGTTGAAACAGTGAAGTACAAGTTTGATTCTGGCACATG CAGTAAGACAGAGCCAGTGGACAGTGAGACAGTCATCAGAGCGCGGGGGCTTCCATGGCAGTCCTCAGACCAAGACATTGCTCGCTTCTTTAAAGGCCTCAATATTGCCAA AGGTGGCATTGCCCTGTGTCTCAATGCTCAGGGCAGGAGGAACGGCGAGGCCTTAGTTCGCTTCATCAATTCTGAACACAGGGACCTGGCGCTGGAGCGACACAAGCACCACATGGGCAGCCGCTACATCGAG GTCTACAAGGCCACAGGAGAGGAATTCCTCAAGATTGCTGGAG GTACATCCAATGAGGTGGCCCAGTTCCTGTCCAAAGAGAACCAGGTGATTGTCCGTATGCGGGGGTTGCCGTTCACCGCTACACCCCAAGAAGTGCTGGCCTTCCTCGGTCCCGAGAGCCCAGTCACAGATGGCGCCGAGGGTCTGCTATTCGTCAAGTACCCTGACGGACGTCCCACTGGTGATGCCTTTGTGCTCTTCTCTTGTGAAGAGTATGCCCAGAATGCCCTGAAGAAGCACAAGCAGATCCTGGGGAGGCGTTATATCGAGCTGTTTCGGAGTACTGCGGCTGAGGTGCAGCAG GTCCTGAACCGCTACATGTCCACCCCACTGATCTCCACACTGCCCCCTTCACCCATCGTGCCTGTCCCAGTCCTCGCCTCACCTTCCTTCCTTTCATCAGCCAGCAGCACCCGTGACTGTGTCCGCCTCCGTGGTCTGCCCTACACCGCTGGCATTGAGGATATTCTGGAGTTCATGGGAGAGCACACTGTTGACATCAAACCCCATGGAGTCCACATGGTCCTCAACCAACAG ggTCGGCCCTCTGGTGATGCCTTCATCCAAATGAAATCACCCGACAGGGCATTTATGGTGTCCCAAAAGTGCCATAAAAAGACGATGAAGGACCGTTACGTGGAGGTGTTCCAGTGCTCCACAGAGGAGATGAGCATCGTCCTGATGGGAGGAACCCTGAACCGCAGCGGACTCTCCCCTCCACCCTGCAAACTTCCCT GTCTGTCTCCCCCCACAGCTTACGCCGCGTTCCCCACCCCACCTGCCATTCTCTCTGATGCCGCCCTCTATCAGCCCCCCCTGCTGGCTGCTCCTAGACCCCATCAGACCACCACACACAGCCCCGCTCACACTCTGGCTTACTACCCCCCTCAGCCACATCTgtacatgaacatgaacatgaactaCACCGCTTATTACCCCAG cCCCCCAGTTTCTCCCTCCACAGTTAGCTACTTTGCAGCTCCACCAggagcagtagcagcagcagtcgCAGCCCAACCCCACCCTGCTGCAGCCGCCTCTCCTGTGCTGCCCCAACCTGGCGCCCTGGTCAGGATGCAGGGCCTGCCCTACAATACTGGAGTCAAGGACATCCTCAGTTtcttccagggataccag CTCCAGCCCGACGCCGTTCTCATCTTGTACAACTTCAGTGGCCAGTGCAGCGGCGAGGCCTTGATCACCTTCCCTAGCGAGGAGATGGCCAGGCGGGCCGTAGCCGAGCGCTCCAACCATCCCTTCTACGGCCAGCAGGTCCATTTGGTCTTCTGTAACTGA
- the esrp2 gene encoding epithelial splicing regulatory protein 2 isoform X3 — protein MASHSDTLVVFFGATAGANGGKLGSDEREIILLVWQIVDLHEKKVGKLHRCLVKPDTLELTDQCKEDTGLTLDDIIKAEPLDKALQQFQQSVSSEVKCLGRSSYTLCVNSPLVIRQALHPEASKKNLVLPECFFSFVDVTKEFHKCCPNAGPVQKLTLSSMLEYVGLPAESEQLMGVREVRSMVQLTLCILAEPYNHTFSCVETVKYKFDSGTCSKTEPVDSETVIRARGLPWQSSDQDIARFFKGLNIAKGGIALCLNAQGRRNGEALVRFINSEHRDLALERHKHHMGSRYIEVYKATGEEFLKIAGGTSNEVAQFLSKENQVIVRMRGLPFTATPQEVLAFLGPESPVTDGAEGLLFVKYPDGRPTGDAFVLFSCEEYAQNALKKHKQILGRRYIELFRSTAAEVQQVLNRYMSTPLISTLPPSPIVPVPVLASPSFLSSASSTRDCVRLRGLPYTAGIEDILEFMGEHTVDIKPHGVHMVLNQQGRPSGDAFIQMKSPDRAFMVSQKCHKKTMKDRYVEVFQCSTEEMSIVLMGGTLNRSGLSPPPCKLPCLSPPTAYAAFPTPPAILSDAALYQPPLLAAPRPHQTTTHSPAHTLAYYPPQPHLYMNMNMNYTAYYPSPPVSPSTVSYFAAPPGAVAAAVAAQPHPAAAASPVLPQPGALVRMQGLPYNTGVKDILSFFQGYQYAPDEYSGVVQMNEQARSLIQPKEWLCL, from the exons ATGGCTTCGCACAGTGATACTCTGGTGGTGTTCTTTGGGGCAACAGCTGGTGCAAATGGGGGTAAACTGGGTTCGGATGAGAGGGAAATAATTCTCTTGGTGTGGCAAATTGTGGATCTACATGAGAAAAAG GTCGGGAAGCTTCACAGATGTCTTGTCAAGCCCGACACTTTGGAGCTGACAGACCAGTGTAAAGAGGACACAGGGCTGACTTTGGACGACATCATCAAAGCTGAGCCCCTGGACAAAGCTCTGCAACAG TTCCAGCAATCGGTGTCATCAGAAGTGAAATGCCTCGGCAGAAGCTCTTACACGCTTTGTGTCAACAGTCCCCTTGTCATTCGACAGGCCCTCCACCCCGAGGCTTCCAAAAAG AATCTTGTCCTTCCtgaatgtttcttttcatttgtggaCGTGACAAAGGAGTTTCACAAATGCTGCCCCAATGCCGGCCCTGTGCAGAAGCTCACACTCTCCTCCATGCTGGAAT ATGTTGGCCTTCCCGCTGAGTCAGAGCAGTTGATGGGGGTGAGGGAGGTGAGGAGCATGGTGCAGCTGACACTCTGCATCCTGGCTGAGCCGTACA aTCACACATTTTCCTGTGTTGAAACAGTGAAGTACAAGTTTGATTCTGGCACATG CAGTAAGACAGAGCCAGTGGACAGTGAGACAGTCATCAGAGCGCGGGGGCTTCCATGGCAGTCCTCAGACCAAGACATTGCTCGCTTCTTTAAAGGCCTCAATATTGCCAA AGGTGGCATTGCCCTGTGTCTCAATGCTCAGGGCAGGAGGAACGGCGAGGCCTTAGTTCGCTTCATCAATTCTGAACACAGGGACCTGGCGCTGGAGCGACACAAGCACCACATGGGCAGCCGCTACATCGAG GTCTACAAGGCCACAGGAGAGGAATTCCTCAAGATTGCTGGAG GTACATCCAATGAGGTGGCCCAGTTCCTGTCCAAAGAGAACCAGGTGATTGTCCGTATGCGGGGGTTGCCGTTCACCGCTACACCCCAAGAAGTGCTGGCCTTCCTCGGTCCCGAGAGCCCAGTCACAGATGGCGCCGAGGGTCTGCTATTCGTCAAGTACCCTGACGGACGTCCCACTGGTGATGCCTTTGTGCTCTTCTCTTGTGAAGAGTATGCCCAGAATGCCCTGAAGAAGCACAAGCAGATCCTGGGGAGGCGTTATATCGAGCTGTTTCGGAGTACTGCGGCTGAGGTGCAGCAG GTCCTGAACCGCTACATGTCCACCCCACTGATCTCCACACTGCCCCCTTCACCCATCGTGCCTGTCCCAGTCCTCGCCTCACCTTCCTTCCTTTCATCAGCCAGCAGCACCCGTGACTGTGTCCGCCTCCGTGGTCTGCCCTACACCGCTGGCATTGAGGATATTCTGGAGTTCATGGGAGAGCACACTGTTGACATCAAACCCCATGGAGTCCACATGGTCCTCAACCAACAG ggTCGGCCCTCTGGTGATGCCTTCATCCAAATGAAATCACCCGACAGGGCATTTATGGTGTCCCAAAAGTGCCATAAAAAGACGATGAAGGACCGTTACGTGGAGGTGTTCCAGTGCTCCACAGAGGAGATGAGCATCGTCCTGATGGGAGGAACCCTGAACCGCAGCGGACTCTCCCCTCCACCCTGCAAACTTCCCT GTCTGTCTCCCCCCACAGCTTACGCCGCGTTCCCCACCCCACCTGCCATTCTCTCTGATGCCGCCCTCTATCAGCCCCCCCTGCTGGCTGCTCCTAGACCCCATCAGACCACCACACACAGCCCCGCTCACACTCTGGCTTACTACCCCCCTCAGCCACATCTgtacatgaacatgaacatgaactaCACCGCTTATTACCCCAG cCCCCCAGTTTCTCCCTCCACAGTTAGCTACTTTGCAGCTCCACCAggagcagtagcagcagcagtcgCAGCCCAACCCCACCCTGCTGCAGCCGCCTCTCCTGTGCTGCCCCAACCTGGCGCCCTGGTCAGGATGCAGGGCCTGCCCTACAATACTGGAGTCAAGGACATCCTCAGTTtcttccagggataccag TACGCCCCTGATGAGTACAGCGGCGTGGTTCAGATGAACGAACAGGCCAGGAGTCTGATTCAGCCCAAAGAATGGCTTTGTCTTTAG
- the esrp2 gene encoding epithelial splicing regulatory protein 2 isoform X2: protein MASHSDTLVVFFGATAGANGGKLGSDEREIILLVWQIVDLHEKKVGKLHRCLVKPDTLELTDQCKEDTGLTLDDIIKAEPLDKALQQFQQSVSSEVKCLGRSSYTLCVNSPLVIRQALHPEASKKNLVLPECFFSFVDVTKEFHKCCPNAGPVQKLTLSSMLEYVGLPAESEQLMGVREVRSMVQLTLCILAEPYNHTFSCVETVKYKFDSGTCKTEPVDSETVIRARGLPWQSSDQDIARFFKGLNIAKGGIALCLNAQGRRNGEALVRFINSEHRDLALERHKHHMGSRYIEVYKATGEEFLKIAGGTSNEVAQFLSKENQVIVRMRGLPFTATPQEVLAFLGPESPVTDGAEGLLFVKYPDGRPTGDAFVLFSCEEYAQNALKKHKQILGRRYIELFRSTAAEVQQVLNRYMSTPLISTLPPSPIVPVPVLASPSFLSSASSTRDCVRLRGLPYTAGIEDILEFMGEHTVDIKPHGVHMVLNQQGRPSGDAFIQMKSPDRAFMVSQKCHKKTMKDRYVEVFQCSTEEMSIVLMGGTLNRSGLSPPPCKLPCLSPPTAYAAFPTPPAILSDAALYQPPLLAAPRPHQTTTHSPAHTLAYYPPQPHLYMNMNMNYTAYYPSPPVSPSTVSYFAAPPGAVAAAVAAQPHPAAAASPVLPQPGALVRMQGLPYNTGVKDILSFFQGYQLQPDAVLILYNFSGQCSGEALITFPSEEMARRAVAERSNHPFYGQQVHLVFCN from the exons ATGGCTTCGCACAGTGATACTCTGGTGGTGTTCTTTGGGGCAACAGCTGGTGCAAATGGGGGTAAACTGGGTTCGGATGAGAGGGAAATAATTCTCTTGGTGTGGCAAATTGTGGATCTACATGAGAAAAAG GTCGGGAAGCTTCACAGATGTCTTGTCAAGCCCGACACTTTGGAGCTGACAGACCAGTGTAAAGAGGACACAGGGCTGACTTTGGACGACATCATCAAAGCTGAGCCCCTGGACAAAGCTCTGCAACAG TTCCAGCAATCGGTGTCATCAGAAGTGAAATGCCTCGGCAGAAGCTCTTACACGCTTTGTGTCAACAGTCCCCTTGTCATTCGACAGGCCCTCCACCCCGAGGCTTCCAAAAAG AATCTTGTCCTTCCtgaatgtttcttttcatttgtggaCGTGACAAAGGAGTTTCACAAATGCTGCCCCAATGCCGGCCCTGTGCAGAAGCTCACACTCTCCTCCATGCTGGAAT ATGTTGGCCTTCCCGCTGAGTCAGAGCAGTTGATGGGGGTGAGGGAGGTGAGGAGCATGGTGCAGCTGACACTCTGCATCCTGGCTGAGCCGTACA aTCACACATTTTCCTGTGTTGAAACAGTGAAGTACAAGTTTGATTCTGGCACATG TAAGACAGAGCCAGTGGACAGTGAGACAGTCATCAGAGCGCGGGGGCTTCCATGGCAGTCCTCAGACCAAGACATTGCTCGCTTCTTTAAAGGCCTCAATATTGCCAA AGGTGGCATTGCCCTGTGTCTCAATGCTCAGGGCAGGAGGAACGGCGAGGCCTTAGTTCGCTTCATCAATTCTGAACACAGGGACCTGGCGCTGGAGCGACACAAGCACCACATGGGCAGCCGCTACATCGAG GTCTACAAGGCCACAGGAGAGGAATTCCTCAAGATTGCTGGAG GTACATCCAATGAGGTGGCCCAGTTCCTGTCCAAAGAGAACCAGGTGATTGTCCGTATGCGGGGGTTGCCGTTCACCGCTACACCCCAAGAAGTGCTGGCCTTCCTCGGTCCCGAGAGCCCAGTCACAGATGGCGCCGAGGGTCTGCTATTCGTCAAGTACCCTGACGGACGTCCCACTGGTGATGCCTTTGTGCTCTTCTCTTGTGAAGAGTATGCCCAGAATGCCCTGAAGAAGCACAAGCAGATCCTGGGGAGGCGTTATATCGAGCTGTTTCGGAGTACTGCGGCTGAGGTGCAGCAG GTCCTGAACCGCTACATGTCCACCCCACTGATCTCCACACTGCCCCCTTCACCCATCGTGCCTGTCCCAGTCCTCGCCTCACCTTCCTTCCTTTCATCAGCCAGCAGCACCCGTGACTGTGTCCGCCTCCGTGGTCTGCCCTACACCGCTGGCATTGAGGATATTCTGGAGTTCATGGGAGAGCACACTGTTGACATCAAACCCCATGGAGTCCACATGGTCCTCAACCAACAG ggTCGGCCCTCTGGTGATGCCTTCATCCAAATGAAATCACCCGACAGGGCATTTATGGTGTCCCAAAAGTGCCATAAAAAGACGATGAAGGACCGTTACGTGGAGGTGTTCCAGTGCTCCACAGAGGAGATGAGCATCGTCCTGATGGGAGGAACCCTGAACCGCAGCGGACTCTCCCCTCCACCCTGCAAACTTCCCT GTCTGTCTCCCCCCACAGCTTACGCCGCGTTCCCCACCCCACCTGCCATTCTCTCTGATGCCGCCCTCTATCAGCCCCCCCTGCTGGCTGCTCCTAGACCCCATCAGACCACCACACACAGCCCCGCTCACACTCTGGCTTACTACCCCCCTCAGCCACATCTgtacatgaacatgaacatgaactaCACCGCTTATTACCCCAG cCCCCCAGTTTCTCCCTCCACAGTTAGCTACTTTGCAGCTCCACCAggagcagtagcagcagcagtcgCAGCCCAACCCCACCCTGCTGCAGCCGCCTCTCCTGTGCTGCCCCAACCTGGCGCCCTGGTCAGGATGCAGGGCCTGCCCTACAATACTGGAGTCAAGGACATCCTCAGTTtcttccagggataccag CTCCAGCCCGACGCCGTTCTCATCTTGTACAACTTCAGTGGCCAGTGCAGCGGCGAGGCCTTGATCACCTTCCCTAGCGAGGAGATGGCCAGGCGGGCCGTAGCCGAGCGCTCCAACCATCCCTTCTACGGCCAGCAGGTCCATTTGGTCTTCTGTAACTGA